The DNA sequence GAACACTATCGGTGATCGCGCGCCGTGGCGGAACGGCACCGCCGTGGCGGCGGGTGTGTTCCGTCATCGGTCACTCGTCCGGGGACGGTGGGTCGGGCATGCGCCAGGCGGCCACGAAGAGCGGCAGGATGAGGTGGGTCATGCCGAGGGCGTAGAGGATGAGGATGACCGCGAAGGCGGGCACCTCGCCCTCGGGGCCCTGCCGGAACGTGGCGAGGAAGACCCCGGTGGTGGCGAGCGCGATCAGCACGAGGGTGATCCGGTTGGCCACCGAGTGCGCCCGCAGCCGCTCGCCGACCTGCCGCTCGTCGAGATACCGTTCGGCGAGGCTGGTGATGCCCCGGGTCGCCGCCTTGAGCAGGACGATCACCGGAGCGGCCACGACCGACGCGGCGACGAGCAGCGCGTAGTGCACGGTGAACATCCTGGTGTCGGGGGCGAGCACCCACGCCGCGACCGCGTCGGCCCAGAACACGGACATGGCGGCGAGGCCGACCGTGGCGAGCGCGCGCCGCCGTCCCCGGGTGGCGTACCAGGACGGCAGCACGTCGATCTCCATCCGTCGCCGCGCCCGTTCCCGGGCCCGCTCGACGTGATCCTGCATCGCTCACCTGCCGACTGCGTGGGGACGGCCTTCAGGTAGATAGCAGACATACTACATAAGCAAGAAGGAATGCTGTCTTCCTGGAAGATGACAGGGCACGGCGAACCGGAGGCGAAGCGAACGGCCCGGCAGGACGGCCACCGGGCGGTGCCGCCGTGACCGCGGTCGCCGGGCGCCGGGGCGTGTCAGGCGAGCACGCCCTCGTCGCGCAGCGCCCGTGCCGTCTCCGCGTCGATGCCCCAGGACGACAGGTCGTGCAGGCGGGTCGCCGGGGCGAGGTCGCCGTGCCCGCCGCCGAGCAGCCGCGGGGCCGGGGCCGGCTGGAGCCCGCCGCCGACCTCGACGAAGGTGCCGCGGGCGCGGTTGTGCGGGTGCCGCGGGGCCTCGCTCATCGTCAGCACGGGAAAGACGCAGGCGTCCGAGCCCTCGAAGATCTTCTCCCACTCGGCCCGGGTCCGCGACCGGAACGCCTCCGCCAGCCGGGCGCGGATGGCCGGCCAGTTCGCCCGGTCGTTGCGGTCCGGCAGGTCCTCCAGCCCCAGCCGCGCCACGAGCTCGTCCCAGAACCTCGGCTCCAGCGCGCCCACGGCGACGTAGCCGCCGTCCGCGGTCTCGTAGGTGTCGTACTGCGGCGCTCCCGTGTCGAGCAGGTTCGTGCCCCGCTCGCCCCAGCCGGCGAGCGGCCCGCCGTCCGGCCCCGGCCGGAGCAGCGGGGAGAACAACGCGAACAGCAGCGCCGCGCCGTCCACCATCGCCGCGTCGATCACCCGCCCGCGGCCGGTGCGCTCCCGCTCGAACAGCGCGAGCACGATGCCGTACGCGAGCATCAGGCCGCCGCCCGCGAAGTCACCGAGGATGTTGATCGGCGGGGTGGGCTTCTCCCCGGCCCGGCCGAGCATCGACAGCACCCCGGAGATCGCGATGTAGTCGATGTCGTGCCCGGCCCGCCCGGCGAGCGGCCCGTCCTGGCCCCACCCGGTCAGCCGCCCGTAGACGAGCCGCGGGTTGACCGCGTGCAGGTCGTCGGGCCCGATGCCGAGCCGCTCGGCGACCCCGGGCCGGAACACCTCGATCACCACGTCGGCCTGCGCGGCGAGCCGCTTGAACGCCTCGACCCCGCGCGGCGACTTCAGGTCGAGCCCGATGGTGCGCTTGCCCCGGTCGAGGGCGGTGCCGTGCGGCCGGTCGCCGAGCGCCCGCACCGTCTCCACCCGGTCGACGCGCAGCACCTGCGCACCGTGGTCGGCGAGCATCATCCCGGCGAACGGCCCCGGCGCGAGCCCGGCCAGCTCCAGCACGCGCACCCCGGCCAGCGGCCCATTCCCCATCGTCCGGCACCTCCCGGTACGGCGGCGGCAAAGCGGTCAATATGGTCCCGATCCGCCTAGTAGAACAAGATTCGGCCGGCGTTCGCAACCGCCGTGTCCAGGCGCGACGGGAGCCCGTGCGGCCGTGCCGTACCTCCGGCCGCCAATGGCCTAGACCGGTTGTTGACCTGGGCTTCGGTGTGTCGTCACGGAGTTTTCCGGCCGCGCCGCTTAGAATTTCTTGTCGGCCTCTACCGGTTTCGGGGACCCGCTGAGTTTTCGCACGTTTAACGTGTCTAGTCTGGTCCGGGGTTATTGAAGGAGATACCGTCACGTAGAGGCGAACTCCGCTAACAAATCGTGGGGGTGATGGCATGCCCGGACGCGGGACCGGTTCCTCAGTGGTGAGGACCCGCCCCTCCGAGCCCCGCATGGCGGCGCACCAGAGGGCCGTCGAGCAGATCAAGGCGTCGTACGCCGAGCTGCCCGAGGGCGCGCCGCCGCGGCTCGCCAAGGGCACGACCAACCTGTTCCGGTTCCGCCCCCCGGCCCGTCAGGCGAAGCTCTCCGCCAAGGACCTGGACCAGGTGATCTCGGTCGATCCGGAGACCCGGACCGCCGAGGTCCAGGGCATGACCACCTACGAGACCCTGGTGGACGCCACGCTGCCGTACGGGCTCATGCCGTACGTGGTGCCGCAGCTCAAGACGATCACCCTCGGCGGCGCCGTCACCGGCCTCGGCATCGAGTCCACCAGCTTCCGCAACGGCCTGCCGCACGAGTCGGTCGAGGAGATGGAGATCCTCACCGGGGACGGCCGCGTGGTCGTCGCCCGGCCCGACGGCGAGCACGCGGACCTGTTCCGCGCGTTCCCCAACTCCTACGGCACGCTCGGCTACGCGCTGCGGCTGCGGATCAAGCTCGCCCCGGTGAAGCCCTACGTACGGCTGACGCACCTCCGCTTCACCGACGCGCACAAGTGCATGCTGGCGATGCAGGAGATCTGCGAGGCCGGCGACCTCGACGGCGAGACCGTGGACTTCGTCGACGGCGTCTTCTTCGCCCCGGACGAGCTGTACATCACCGTGGGCCGGTTCGCCGACCGGGCGCCGTACACCTCGGACTACACCGGCATGCGCATCTACTACCAGTCGATCCGCCGGCGCGGCCGGGACTGGCTCACGGTGCGCGACTACCTGTGGCGGTGGGACACCGACTGGTTCTGGTGCTCGCGCGCGTTCGGCGTGCAGCAGCCGCTGGTGCGCTCGCTCGTGCCGCGCCGCTGGCTGCGCTCGGACGTCTACCGGAAGCTGGTCGGCCTCGACAAGCGCTTCCAGATCACCGCGCGGGTGGACCGCTGGCTCGACCGCCCGGTGCAGGAGTCGGTGATCCAGGACGTGGAGATCCCGGTCGAGCGCGGCGCCGACTTCCTCGCCTTCTTCCACGAGAAGGTCGGCATGACGCCGGTGTGGATGTGCCCGCTCAAGGCACAGGAGCACTGGCCGCTCTACCCGATGGAGCCGAACCGGCTGTACGTCAACTTCGGCTTCTGGGGCATGGTCCCGCTGCCCCGCGGGCAATACGACGGGTACTACAACCGCCTGATCGAGAAGGCCGTGCACGATCTCGAGGGCCACAAGTCGCTGTACTCCACGTCGTTCTACCCCCGCGAGGAGTTCTGGCGCCTCTACAACGGGGACGCCTACTGGCCGGTCAAGCGGGCCTACGACCCCGACGGCAGGCTTCTCGACCTCTACGACAAGTGCGTCCGGGGGCGTTAGGAGGTTTCACCGGATGACCACACTCGCGCGGATCTTCGAGAGGATCGTGGGCGACGACGTCGGGGTCGCGTTCTCGGCCTACGACGGCAGCAAGGCGGGTCCGGACGACGCCGACATCAGGATCGAGGTGAAGTCCCCCATCGCGGTGGCCTACCTCGCCCAGGCGCCGGGCGAGCTGGGCCTCGCCCGGGCGTACGTGTCCGGCCACATCGACGTGCACGGCGACCTGTACACGCTGCTGTCGCGCATGTGGTCGCTCACCCTCAACGACCTGCCGCTGCGCGAGAAGCTCGACGCCATCCGGTCGCTCGGGGTCAAGCCGCTGCTCATGCGGGTGCCCCCGCCGCCGCAGGAGGTACGGCGCAGCGCCCTGGCCCGCCTCGGCAGCCGGCACGCCAAGCAGCGGGACGCCAAGGCGATCAGCCACCACTACGACGTCTCCAACCGGTTCTACGAGTGGGTGCTCGGCCCCTCCATGACCTACACCTGCGCGGTGTTCCCCAAGGAGGACTCCACCCTGGAGGAGGCCCAGTACACCAAGCACGACCTGGTGGCCAGGAAGCTCGGCCTCCGGCCCGGGATGCGGCTGCTCGACGTCGGCTGCGGCTGGGGCGGCATGGTGATGCACGCGGCCGAGAAGTACGGCGTCAAGGCGCTCGGCGTGACGCTGTCCCGGCAGCAGGCCGAGTGGGCGCAGAAGGCGATCGCCGAGCGCGGGCTCGGTGACCTCGCCGAGGTCCGGCACATGGACTACCGCGACGTGACCGAGACCGGCTTCGACGCGATCAGCTCCATCGGCCTCACCGAGCACATCGGCAAGGACAACCTGCCGTTCTACTTCCGCTTCCTCAACTCCAAGCTCAAGCCGGGCGGGCGGCTGCTCAACCACTGCATCACCCGGCCCACCGGCAAGGAGAAGACGATCAACACCGGCGGGTTCATCAACCGCTACATCTTCCCGGACGGGGAGCTGGAGTCGGTCGGCTACCTGATCCGGCAGATGGAGGACAACGGCTTCGAGATCCGGCACGAGGAGAACCTGCGCGAGCACTACGCCAAGACGCTGCGGTTCTGGTGCGCCAACCTCGAGGAGCACTGGGACGAGGCGGTGCAGGAGGTCGGCCGGGCGATCGCCCGGATCTGGCGCCTCTACATGGCCGGGTGCATCGTCGGCTTCGAGCGCAACAAGGTCCAGCTCCACCAGGTGCTCGCGGTGAAGCTGGAGTCCGACGGCACCTCGCACGTGCCGCTGCGGCCCGCCGTCGACTGGCCCTGACCGAGCCTCGGACACGGGTACGGCCCGCCTCGGCGACGCGGAAGGCGGGCCGTACCGGGACGGACGCGGATCCGGCCGCGGGCCGGTCCCAGCTCGGGGTCGGGACCGGGCCGTCGGCCGTCAGCCGCGCAGCTCGCGCTTGAGGATCTTGCCGGTGGCGGTCATCGGCAGCGAGTCACGGAACTCGACGATGCGCGGGTACTTGTAAGCGGCCATGTGCTCCTTGGCCCAGGCGATCAGCTCCTCCTCGGTGATCTTCGCGCCCGGGTTGAGGATCACGTACGCCTTGATCTCCTCGCCGTGCTCCTCGTGGGGCACGCCGACGACGGCCGCGAGCGAGACCGCCTCGTGGCCCATGAGGACCTCCTCGACCTCCCGCGGGTAGACGTTGAACCCGCCGCGGATGATCATGTCCTTCGCCCGGTCCACGATCGCGTAGTAGCCGTCGGCGTCCCGGGTGGCGATGTCCCCGGTGCGGAACCAGCCGTCCCGCATCACCTCGGCGGTCGCCTCGGGCCGCTTGTAGTAGCCCTTCATCACGTTGTGCCCGCGGATCGCGATCTCGCCCGGGCCCTCGCCCTCGACCGTGTTCCAGTCGGGGTCGACGAGCTTCATCTCCACGCCCCAGATCGGGGTGCCGATCGTGCCGGGCTTCGCCGGGCGGCCCGGCTGGTTGAAGCTCGCCACCGGCGAGGTCTCCGACAGGCCGTACCCCTCGAGGATCTGCACGCCGAAGTGCTGCTCGAAGTCCTTGAGCAGCTCCACCGGGAGCGACGCGCCGCCGGAGACGCAGGTCTGCAGCGAGTCCGGGACCTCGGCGCCCTCGTTCTTCGCCGCCGACACCAGGCCCCAGTACATCGTGGGCACGCCGGCGAAGAACGTCACCTTCTCCTTGCGCATGAGCTCGAGCGCGGGCTTCGCCTCGAAGCGCGGCATGAGCACGATCGTGCCGCGGCGCAGGAAGCCGGTGTTCATCACCACGGACTGGCCGAACGAGTGGAACAGCGGCAGCACGCCGAGGTAGACGTCCACCTCGGCCGCCTTCTCGAACATCGTGTTCGAGACCATGGCGTTCATGAGCATGTTCATGTGGGTGAGCTCGGCGCCCTTGGGGCGGCCGGTGGTGCCGCTGGTGTAGAGGATCACCGCGGTGTCGTCCGGCTCGGTCTGAACCGTTTCGAACTCCCCGGACACGCCGTCGAGCGCGCCCCAGATCGTGTCGGCGCCCTCGATCGACGAGGTGGTGGCGAGCGCGGTCGCGGGCAGCACGATGAAGTTCTTCGGGTCCACGTCGGAGCGGGACCGGGCGTGCTCGTCCCACGCCTCCTTGCCGCGCTGCCCGAGCGGGAGCTCCGGGGTGCCCTCGAAGCAGAAGAACACCTTGGAGTCGGAGTCGTCGAGGTGGTACGCGATCTCACGCGTCTGCAGCAGCACGTTGAGCGGCACCACCGTGGCGCCGGCCTTGAGGATGCCGTAGTAGACGAACGGGAAGTAGGGCAGGTTCGGGCAGGCGATCGCGACCTTGTCCCCTCTGCCGATGCCGCGGGAGGCGAGCAGGTTCGCCACCTGGTTCGCCACCGTATTGATCATCGAGTAGGGGAGCCGCATGTCGCCGAAGACGATCGCGGTCCTGTCGGGGGTGACCCGGGCGCTGTCCTCCAGGACGATCGAAAGGTTCAGCATCGAACTCTCCTTGGTTCGCCACGTACGGCTGGCGCCATATTCGCATTCCGACATACCTACCGGTACGTAGCGGTTGATTACAGATTGGTACAGGAGCGATATAGAACCGCGGACCTGCGCCGGGCTGCTCCCTACCCGGGCGCTGATCAGCGCAATCTCCGGTGGCCGGATCGCGCCGTGGCGGACGGGCGCGCGAGGGCTCGCGGCGCGGCTGCGCACGCCGGTTCGGGATCGGGACGAGACGTTGACGCTCCGCCGCGCGTTCGTGATCGTGCGTGACGCGCCCGGTCGGCGCGCGTCCGAGCGTGGCGGGGCGCGATGTGGCGAACCAGGGGAGAGGGCCGCCCGGTACGGCGGGCGGCGGGCGTGGCGGACGGCCGGGATCGTCGGGTACGGCGAAACGGCGGGCCGTGCCGTACCCGGTCGCGTCGTGGCCCGCCGCGGCGGCGGGCGGGCCGCGGCGGGCCGGAGGTCAGGAGCCGGTGATGCGCACCGAGCTGAACACCGTGTTGATGTCGGGGCGCAGCTCGCGCCGGGTGTCCGGCACGGACATGTAGACGATCGACGGCAGCTTCCGGCCGGTGTCGATCGCCGCCACCACCATCGTGGTCTTACTC is a window from the Thermopolyspora flexuosa genome containing:
- a CDS encoding CaiB/BaiF CoA transferase family protein, with product MGNGPLAGVRVLELAGLAPGPFAGMMLADHGAQVLRVDRVETVRALGDRPHGTALDRGKRTIGLDLKSPRGVEAFKRLAAQADVVIEVFRPGVAERLGIGPDDLHAVNPRLVYGRLTGWGQDGPLAGRAGHDIDYIAISGVLSMLGRAGEKPTPPINILGDFAGGGLMLAYGIVLALFERERTGRGRVIDAAMVDGAALLFALFSPLLRPGPDGGPLAGWGERGTNLLDTGAPQYDTYETADGGYVAVGALEPRFWDELVARLGLEDLPDRNDRANWPAIRARLAEAFRSRTRAEWEKIFEGSDACVFPVLTMSEAPRHPHNRARGTFVEVGGGLQPAPAPRLLGGGHGDLAPATRLHDLSSWGIDAETARALRDEGVLA
- a CDS encoding FAD-binding oxidoreductase, producing MAAHQRAVEQIKASYAELPEGAPPRLAKGTTNLFRFRPPARQAKLSAKDLDQVISVDPETRTAEVQGMTTYETLVDATLPYGLMPYVVPQLKTITLGGAVTGLGIESTSFRNGLPHESVEEMEILTGDGRVVVARPDGEHADLFRAFPNSYGTLGYALRLRIKLAPVKPYVRLTHLRFTDAHKCMLAMQEICEAGDLDGETVDFVDGVFFAPDELYITVGRFADRAPYTSDYTGMRIYYQSIRRRGRDWLTVRDYLWRWDTDWFWCSRAFGVQQPLVRSLVPRRWLRSDVYRKLVGLDKRFQITARVDRWLDRPVQESVIQDVEIPVERGADFLAFFHEKVGMTPVWMCPLKAQEHWPLYPMEPNRLYVNFGFWGMVPLPRGQYDGYYNRLIEKAVHDLEGHKSLYSTSFYPREEFWRLYNGDAYWPVKRAYDPDGRLLDLYDKCVRGR
- a CDS encoding SAM-dependent methyltransferase, with translation MTTLARIFERIVGDDVGVAFSAYDGSKAGPDDADIRIEVKSPIAVAYLAQAPGELGLARAYVSGHIDVHGDLYTLLSRMWSLTLNDLPLREKLDAIRSLGVKPLLMRVPPPPQEVRRSALARLGSRHAKQRDAKAISHHYDVSNRFYEWVLGPSMTYTCAVFPKEDSTLEEAQYTKHDLVARKLGLRPGMRLLDVGCGWGGMVMHAAEKYGVKALGVTLSRQQAEWAQKAIAERGLGDLAEVRHMDYRDVTETGFDAISSIGLTEHIGKDNLPFYFRFLNSKLKPGGRLLNHCITRPTGKEKTINTGGFINRYIFPDGELESVGYLIRQMEDNGFEIRHEENLREHYAKTLRFWCANLEEHWDEAVQEVGRAIARIWRLYMAGCIVGFERNKVQLHQVLAVKLESDGTSHVPLRPAVDWP
- a CDS encoding long-chain-fatty-acid--CoA ligase — encoded protein: MLNLSIVLEDSARVTPDRTAIVFGDMRLPYSMINTVANQVANLLASRGIGRGDKVAIACPNLPYFPFVYYGILKAGATVVPLNVLLQTREIAYHLDDSDSKVFFCFEGTPELPLGQRGKEAWDEHARSRSDVDPKNFIVLPATALATTSSIEGADTIWGALDGVSGEFETVQTEPDDTAVILYTSGTTGRPKGAELTHMNMLMNAMVSNTMFEKAAEVDVYLGVLPLFHSFGQSVVMNTGFLRRGTIVLMPRFEAKPALELMRKEKVTFFAGVPTMYWGLVSAAKNEGAEVPDSLQTCVSGGASLPVELLKDFEQHFGVQILEGYGLSETSPVASFNQPGRPAKPGTIGTPIWGVEMKLVDPDWNTVEGEGPGEIAIRGHNVMKGYYKRPEATAEVMRDGWFRTGDIATRDADGYYAIVDRAKDMIIRGGFNVYPREVEEVLMGHEAVSLAAVVGVPHEEHGEEIKAYVILNPGAKITEEELIAWAKEHMAAYKYPRIVEFRDSLPMTATGKILKRELRG